The following are from one region of the Juglans regia cultivar Chandler chromosome 10, Walnut 2.0, whole genome shotgun sequence genome:
- the LOC108994458 gene encoding hyoscyamine 6-dioxygenase-like: MEKLISSRSNLQLVPESYVIPPESRPGNAKVPLFETIPVIDIAGELGSDRAQLVKQIMQACQDFGFFQLINHGVSKKLMHDVLEVVNELFELPAKDKESICSEDPKQSCRLYASIDYDREKVHYWRETLRHPCHPLEEHVQFWPEKPARYRKVVGSYSAEVMKLSLWLLDLICEGLGFEAGYFEDHELTQNQLMYINHYPPCPDPSLTLGLPKHSDPNLLTLLLQEKVSGLQILKDGEWLGVEPNPNAFVVNVGLTLQIISNGKLLGAEHRAVTQKNVARTSIATFIYPSENCHIGPEKSLLSECSSTTPPLYRGFAYKDYLSSYVADTNESVPPLERYKIQY, encoded by the exons ATGGAGAAGCTTATATCAAGCAGATCTAATTTGCAACTCGTGCCGGAGTCTTATGTAATTCCACCGGAAAGTAGACCTGGAAATGCTAAAGTTCCTCTATTTGAGACCATTCCAGTAATTGATATTGCAGGAGAACTTGGTTCAGATCGAGCACAACTGGTGAAACAGATTATGCAGGCGTGCCAAGACTTCGGATTCTTTCAG TTGATTAATCATGGGGTTTCAAAGAAACTGATGCATGATGTATTGGAGGTGGTGAATGAGTTGTTTGAGCTGCCTGCAAAGGACAAGGAAAGCATATGTTCTGAGGACCCCAAGCAAAGCTGCAGGCTATATGCGAGCATAGATTATGATAGAGAGAAGGTCCATTACTGGAGAGAAACTTTGCGGCATCCTTGTCATCCTCTTGAGGAACATGTTCAATTTTGGCCTGAGAAGCCAGCTCGGTATCG GAAGGTGGTTGGAAGTTATTCAGCAGAGGTGATGAAGTTGAGTTTGTGGCTTTTGGATTTGATCTGTGAAGGATTAGGTTTCGAAGCTGGAtattttgaggatcatgaactcACCCAAAATCAGTTAATGTATATAAACCATTACCCTCCATGCCCGGACCCAAGTCTAACCTTGGGATTACCTAAACATAGCGATCCCAATCTCTTAACCCTTCTTCTGCAAGAGAAAGTGTCTGGTCTCCAAATCTTGAAGGATGGAGAATGGCTTGGTGTTGAGCCTAACCCTAATGCCTTCGTGGTTAATGTAGGCCTCACGTTACAG attaTCAGCAATGGGAAGCTACTCGGTGCTGAACATAGGGCTGTGACACAAAAAAACGTTGCACGGACATCAATTGCCACTTTCATTTATCCCTCTGAGAATTGCCATATTGGACCTGAAAAATCGCTTCTTAGTGaatgcagtagtactactccTCCACTCTATAGAGGTTTTGCGTACAAGGATTATCTCAGCTCTTATGTGGCAGACACAAATGAGAGCGTTCCACCTCTTGAGCGATACAAGATTCAATATTAA
- the LOC108994488 gene encoding transcription factor bHLH155-like isoform X2 yields the protein MLEDGEIDIERETKMGGGVGDIGHTEFSQTLRSLCLETGWKYAVFWKLKHRARMVLTWEDAYYDYHEQHDSLENNCCSKTLDKLHDGHYSHDPLGLAVAKMSYHVYSLGEGIVGQVAVTGKHQWIFADKHLMSSRLLFEYCDGWQTQFSAGIRTIVVVAVVPHGVLQLGSLNKVTEDMKLVNHIRDVFLDLQVSSVMHVPSPILSSMKNLLHLDMPANSSASEVIPDCLRNFDKVVDKERADLRLPMFPYFGKGGGNSYSFPLHGFDQKQPVEVVNDHGRLELSSSEGDDSLQSKSNIVYLEYQKLVGGKTCGGDTSGCKDMVGSEPNVSSFSHSSAADSVNLYDAIPPADKNLLESAVCDRNKLDGNAFYENGLLQISEPSDMKFQKDLRKLNFQTELGHMDILDTSLNFPAGCELHEALGPAFLKKSHYFYLEAEKTENDVDIEMPERMSCSQLTSDSYPDHLLEAVVSNVCQSSSDVKSDKLFCKPVHSLSTTEVTPEPSSHTMHTTTSGGYLFEQSSLVGEDKLHCLNSMGVCGVISPTSFSSNCTSTCSEQLERSSEPAKNNKKRTRPGENSRPRPRDRQLIQDRIKELRELVPNGSKCSIDSLLERTIKHMIFLQSITKHADKLSKCANSKLHGKGTAGIVGSSGSELGSSWAVEVGGHLKVCSIIVENRNKNGQMLVEMLCEDCSHFLEIAEAIRSLGLTILKGATEAHGEKTWICFVVEGQNNRSMHRMDILWPLVQILQQPKKEMQQ from the exons ATGTTAGAGGACGGTGAAAtagatatagagagagagacaaagatgGGAGGTGGCGTTGGTGATATTGGTCATACTGAATTCTCGCAAACGCTGAGGAGCCTCTGTTTGGAGACAGGGTGGAAGTATGCAGTGTTTTGGAAGCTCAAACATCGCGCTAGGAT GGTGCTGACATGGGAGGATGCATACTATGATTACCATGAGCAGCATGATTCTTTGGAGAATAATTGCTGCAGTAAGACACTGGACAAATTGCATGATGGCCATTATTCGCATGATCCCCTAGGTTTAGCCGTGGCAAAGATGTCGTATCATGTATATTCTCTGGGAGAAGG GATTGTTGGACAGGTGGCAGTTACGGGAAAGCATCAGTGGATCTTTGCTGATAAGCATCTTATGAGTTCTCGTTTATTATTTGAG TACTGTGATGGGTGGCAAACTCAATTTTCAGCAGGGATCAGG ACTATTGTTGTTGTGGCTGTTGTTCCACATGGAGTTTTGCAGCTTGGCTCTTTGAATAAA GTCACTGAAGATATGAAGCTTGTGAATCATATTCGAGATGTTTTTTTGGATCTTCAAGTTTCCTCTGTAATGCATGTACCTAGTCCAATACTAAGTAGTATGAAGAATTTACTACATCTG GATATGCCAGCAAATAGTTCGGCTTCAGAGGTGATTCCTGACTGTTTACGCAATTTTGATAAAGTTGTGGACAAAGAAAGGGCAGATTTGCGGTTGCCCATGTTCCCATATTTTGGGAAGGGCGGAGGAAATTCTTATTCATTCCCACTACATGGTTTTGATCAGAAACAGCCGGTTGAAGTGGTCAATGATCATGGGAGGCTTGAATTATCCTCATCAGAAGGTGATGACAGTCTCCAGTCAAAATCTAACATTGTCTATTTGGAGTATCAGAAACTAGTTGGTGGCAAGACATGTGGAGGGGACACTAGTGGCTGCAAAGATATGGTGGGTTCAGAACCCAATGTTAGTTCATTTTCACACAGTTCTGCCGCAGATAGTGTCAACTTATATGATGCCATACCTCCAGCTGACAAGAACCTCCTTGAATCTGCTGTTTGTGACAGAAATAAGTTGGATGGTAACGCTTTTTACGAAAATGGTTTGTTGCAGATATCTGAACCTTCAGACATGAAATTCCAAAAAGACTTGAGAAAGTTGAACTTCCAAACTGAGTTGGGTCACATGGACATATTGGACACATCTTTGAATTTTCCTGCTGGCTGTGAACTCCATGAAGCACTTGGACCAGCTTTTCTCAAAAAGagtcattatttttatttggaagcGGAGAAGACTGAAAATGATGTAGATATTGAGATGCCAGAAAGGATGAGCTGTAGCCAATTGACATCAGACTCTTACCCTGATCATCTCTTAGAAGCAGTAGTATCCAATGTTTGCCAAAGTAGCAGTGATGTTAAAAGTGATAAACTATTCTGTAAGCCAGTGCATTCTCTGTCCACAACTGAAGTGACTCCAGAGCCTTCTAGTCAtaccatgcatactactacttctgGAGGTTATCTGTTTGAACAGTCCTCTCTTGTAGGGGAGGACAAACTGCACTGCTTAAACTCAATGGGGGTATGTGGTGTGATATCCCCGACAAGTTTTTCATCAAATTGTACAAGTACATGTAGTGAGCAGCTGGAGAGATCTTCCGAACCAGCTAAGAACAATAAAAAGAGAACCAGGCCTGGTGAAAATTCTAGACCTAGGCCGAGGGACAGACAATTGATCCAAGATCGTATAAAGGAGCTGCGGGAGCTGGTGCCCAACGGATCAAAG TGCAGTATTGATTCACTGTTGGAACGTACAATCAAACACATGATCTTTCTGCAAAGCATAACTAAGCATGCTGACAAGCTAAGCAAATGTGCCAATTCCAAG TTGCATGGCAAGGGAACAGCAGGCATTGTAGGATCATCTGGTTCTGAGCTAGGTTCAAGCTGGGCAGTGGAGGTGGGAGGTCATTTGAAAGTTTGTTCGATAATAGTAGAGAACCGTAACAAGAATGGTCAGATGCTTGTAGAG ATGTTGTGTGAGGATTGCAGCCATTTTCTTGAGATAGCAGAGGCCATCAGAAGTTTAGGTCTTACAATCTTAAAAGGTGCAACAGAAGCCCATGGGGAGAAGACTTGGATATGTTTTGTGGTTGAG GGTCAGAACAACAGAAGCATGCACAGAATGGATATACTGTGGCCCCTTGTTCAAATACTGCAACAACCCAAGAAAGAAATGCAACAATGA
- the LOC108994488 gene encoding transcription factor bHLH155-like isoform X1, with protein MLEDGEIDIERETKMGGGVGDIGHTEFSQTLRSLCLETGWKYAVFWKLKHRARMVLTWEDAYYDYHEQHDSLENNCCSKTLDKLHDGHYSHDPLGLAVAKMSYHVYSLGEGIVGQVAVTGKHQWIFADKHLMSSRLLFEYCDGWQTQFSAGIRTIVVVAVVPHGVLQLGSLNKVTEDMKLVNHIRDVFLDLQVSSVMHVPSPILSSMKNLLHLQDMPANSSASEVIPDCLRNFDKVVDKERADLRLPMFPYFGKGGGNSYSFPLHGFDQKQPVEVVNDHGRLELSSSEGDDSLQSKSNIVYLEYQKLVGGKTCGGDTSGCKDMVGSEPNVSSFSHSSAADSVNLYDAIPPADKNLLESAVCDRNKLDGNAFYENGLLQISEPSDMKFQKDLRKLNFQTELGHMDILDTSLNFPAGCELHEALGPAFLKKSHYFYLEAEKTENDVDIEMPERMSCSQLTSDSYPDHLLEAVVSNVCQSSSDVKSDKLFCKPVHSLSTTEVTPEPSSHTMHTTTSGGYLFEQSSLVGEDKLHCLNSMGVCGVISPTSFSSNCTSTCSEQLERSSEPAKNNKKRTRPGENSRPRPRDRQLIQDRIKELRELVPNGSKCSIDSLLERTIKHMIFLQSITKHADKLSKCANSKLHGKGTAGIVGSSGSELGSSWAVEVGGHLKVCSIIVENRNKNGQMLVEMLCEDCSHFLEIAEAIRSLGLTILKGATEAHGEKTWICFVVEGQNNRSMHRMDILWPLVQILQQPKKEMQQ; from the exons ATGTTAGAGGACGGTGAAAtagatatagagagagagacaaagatgGGAGGTGGCGTTGGTGATATTGGTCATACTGAATTCTCGCAAACGCTGAGGAGCCTCTGTTTGGAGACAGGGTGGAAGTATGCAGTGTTTTGGAAGCTCAAACATCGCGCTAGGAT GGTGCTGACATGGGAGGATGCATACTATGATTACCATGAGCAGCATGATTCTTTGGAGAATAATTGCTGCAGTAAGACACTGGACAAATTGCATGATGGCCATTATTCGCATGATCCCCTAGGTTTAGCCGTGGCAAAGATGTCGTATCATGTATATTCTCTGGGAGAAGG GATTGTTGGACAGGTGGCAGTTACGGGAAAGCATCAGTGGATCTTTGCTGATAAGCATCTTATGAGTTCTCGTTTATTATTTGAG TACTGTGATGGGTGGCAAACTCAATTTTCAGCAGGGATCAGG ACTATTGTTGTTGTGGCTGTTGTTCCACATGGAGTTTTGCAGCTTGGCTCTTTGAATAAA GTCACTGAAGATATGAAGCTTGTGAATCATATTCGAGATGTTTTTTTGGATCTTCAAGTTTCCTCTGTAATGCATGTACCTAGTCCAATACTAAGTAGTATGAAGAATTTACTACATCTG CAGGATATGCCAGCAAATAGTTCGGCTTCAGAGGTGATTCCTGACTGTTTACGCAATTTTGATAAAGTTGTGGACAAAGAAAGGGCAGATTTGCGGTTGCCCATGTTCCCATATTTTGGGAAGGGCGGAGGAAATTCTTATTCATTCCCACTACATGGTTTTGATCAGAAACAGCCGGTTGAAGTGGTCAATGATCATGGGAGGCTTGAATTATCCTCATCAGAAGGTGATGACAGTCTCCAGTCAAAATCTAACATTGTCTATTTGGAGTATCAGAAACTAGTTGGTGGCAAGACATGTGGAGGGGACACTAGTGGCTGCAAAGATATGGTGGGTTCAGAACCCAATGTTAGTTCATTTTCACACAGTTCTGCCGCAGATAGTGTCAACTTATATGATGCCATACCTCCAGCTGACAAGAACCTCCTTGAATCTGCTGTTTGTGACAGAAATAAGTTGGATGGTAACGCTTTTTACGAAAATGGTTTGTTGCAGATATCTGAACCTTCAGACATGAAATTCCAAAAAGACTTGAGAAAGTTGAACTTCCAAACTGAGTTGGGTCACATGGACATATTGGACACATCTTTGAATTTTCCTGCTGGCTGTGAACTCCATGAAGCACTTGGACCAGCTTTTCTCAAAAAGagtcattatttttatttggaagcGGAGAAGACTGAAAATGATGTAGATATTGAGATGCCAGAAAGGATGAGCTGTAGCCAATTGACATCAGACTCTTACCCTGATCATCTCTTAGAAGCAGTAGTATCCAATGTTTGCCAAAGTAGCAGTGATGTTAAAAGTGATAAACTATTCTGTAAGCCAGTGCATTCTCTGTCCACAACTGAAGTGACTCCAGAGCCTTCTAGTCAtaccatgcatactactacttctgGAGGTTATCTGTTTGAACAGTCCTCTCTTGTAGGGGAGGACAAACTGCACTGCTTAAACTCAATGGGGGTATGTGGTGTGATATCCCCGACAAGTTTTTCATCAAATTGTACAAGTACATGTAGTGAGCAGCTGGAGAGATCTTCCGAACCAGCTAAGAACAATAAAAAGAGAACCAGGCCTGGTGAAAATTCTAGACCTAGGCCGAGGGACAGACAATTGATCCAAGATCGTATAAAGGAGCTGCGGGAGCTGGTGCCCAACGGATCAAAG TGCAGTATTGATTCACTGTTGGAACGTACAATCAAACACATGATCTTTCTGCAAAGCATAACTAAGCATGCTGACAAGCTAAGCAAATGTGCCAATTCCAAG TTGCATGGCAAGGGAACAGCAGGCATTGTAGGATCATCTGGTTCTGAGCTAGGTTCAAGCTGGGCAGTGGAGGTGGGAGGTCATTTGAAAGTTTGTTCGATAATAGTAGAGAACCGTAACAAGAATGGTCAGATGCTTGTAGAG ATGTTGTGTGAGGATTGCAGCCATTTTCTTGAGATAGCAGAGGCCATCAGAAGTTTAGGTCTTACAATCTTAAAAGGTGCAACAGAAGCCCATGGGGAGAAGACTTGGATATGTTTTGTGGTTGAG GGTCAGAACAACAGAAGCATGCACAGAATGGATATACTGTGGCCCCTTGTTCAAATACTGCAACAACCCAAGAAAGAAATGCAACAATGA
- the LOC108994489 gene encoding 1-aminocyclopropane-1-carboxylate oxidase homolog 1-like — MELTVNAEMGDPGNELGYDRAKEVKEFDETKHGVKGLIDSGVAKVPRFLIHPSESLPKSSPATSVHFQVPVIDLRGLECCWQTEVIDEIREASETWGFFQMVNHGVPATVMNNMLEAVRQFHEQPKEEKMQWYSRDYKQRVRYYCNGDLLVSKAANWRDSIAFDFQDGPLNPEEFPLVCREAVSEYMKYIIELSTRLSELLSKALGLSSDYIARIECMKTESLVCHYYPVCPEPDLTLGATKHSDPSCITVLLQDSIGGLQVLHQNHWVDVPPVEGALVANIGDFMQLITNDKFKSVKHRVLAGRVGPRVSVACFFYPSATHKLQPYGPIKEFLSDMDPPIYRETHITEYLSYYRSKGLDGNSALPHFKV; from the exons ATGGAACTTACTGTTAACGCTGAAATGGGTGATCCAGGAAATGAGTTAGGGTATGACAGAGCCAAAGAAGTGAAGGAGTTCGATGAAACAAAACATGGAGTTAAAGGGCTAATTGACTCTGGTGTCGCCAAGGTGCCGAGGTTCCTCATCCATCCATCGGAGAGCCTTCCAAAGTCATCTCCAGCCACGTCCGTACACTTCCAAGTTCCAGTGATAGATCTCCGAGGCCTTGAATGTTGCTGGCAGACGGAGGTTATCGATGAAATACGTGAAGCATCAGAAACATGGGGTTTCTTTCAAATGGTTAATCATGGAGTTCCAGCTACGGTCATGAACAACATGTTAGAAGCTGTGAGACAATTCCATGAGCAACCAAAGGAGGAGAAGATGCAGTGGTACTCACGAGATTACAAGCAACGAGTGAGGTATTACTGCAACGGTGACCTCCTCGTGTCGAAAGCAGCAAATTGGAGGGATTCAATCGCGTTTGATTTCCAAGATGGTCCTCTAAACCCTGAAGAATTTCCCCTAGTATGCAG GGAGGCTGTAAGCGAATATATGAAATACATCATCGAACTAAGCACGAGGCTCTCAGAATTACTATCGAAGGCTTTGGGGCTTAGCAGTGACTACATTGCTCGCATAGAATGCATGAAAACTGAATCATTGGTGTGCCACTACTACCCAGTTTGTCCTGAACCAGACTTAACCCTTGGCGCAACTAAGCATTCAGACCCCTCCTGTATAACTGTACTCTTGCAAGACAGTATTGGTGGCCTCCAAGTCCTCCATCAAAATCACTGGGTTGACGTTCCACCAGTGGAAGGAGCACTGGTAGCCAACATTGGTGACTTTATGCAG CTTATCACAAATGACAAGTTCAAAAGCGTGAAGCACAGGGTGCTGGCTGGACGTGTTGGGCCCAGGGTTTCAGTTGCATGCTTTTTCTATCCAAGTGCTACGCACAAATTGCAGCCATATGGGCCAATAAAGGAGTTTCTATCCGATATGGACCCACCCATATACAGGGAAACTCATATTACTGAATATCTTAGCTATTACAGATCAAAGGGACTGGATGGCAACTCAGCCCTTCCTCACTTTAAAGTCTAA
- the LOC108994488 gene encoding transcription factor bHLH155-like isoform X3 has product MLEDGEIDIERETKMGGGVGDIGHTEFSQTLRSLCLETGWKYAVFWKLKHRARMVLTWEDAYYDYHEQHDSLENNCCSKTLDKLHDGHYSHDPLGLAVAKMSYHVYSLGEGIVGQVAVTGKHQWIFADKHLMSSRLLFEYCDGWQTQFSAGIRTIVVVAVVPHGVLQLGSLNKVTEDMKLVNHIRDVFLDLQVSSVMHVPSPILSSMKNLLHLQDMPANSSASEVIPDCLRNFDKVVDKERADLRLPMFPYFGKGGGNSYSFPLHGFDQKQPVEVVNDHGRLELSSSEGDDSLQSKSNIVYLEYQKLVGGKTCGGDTSGCKDMVGSEPNVSSFSHSSAADSVNLYDAIPPADKNLLESAVCDRNKLDGNAFYENGLLQISEPSDMKFQKDLRKLNFQTELGHMDILDTSLNFPAGCELHEALGPAFLKKSHYFYLEAEKTENDVDIEMPERMSCSQLTSDSYPDHLLEAVVSNVCQSSSDVKSDKLFCKPVHSLSTTEVTPEPSSHTMHTTTSGGYLFEQSSLVGEDKLHCLNSMGVCGVISPTSFSSNCTSTCSEQLERSSEPAKNNKKRTRPGENSRPRPRDRQLIQDRIKELRELVPNGSKCSIDSLLERTIKHMIFLQSITKHADKLSKCANSKLHGKGTAGIVGSSGSELGSSWAVEVGGHLKVCSIIVENRNKNGQMLVEYHH; this is encoded by the exons ATGTTAGAGGACGGTGAAAtagatatagagagagagacaaagatgGGAGGTGGCGTTGGTGATATTGGTCATACTGAATTCTCGCAAACGCTGAGGAGCCTCTGTTTGGAGACAGGGTGGAAGTATGCAGTGTTTTGGAAGCTCAAACATCGCGCTAGGAT GGTGCTGACATGGGAGGATGCATACTATGATTACCATGAGCAGCATGATTCTTTGGAGAATAATTGCTGCAGTAAGACACTGGACAAATTGCATGATGGCCATTATTCGCATGATCCCCTAGGTTTAGCCGTGGCAAAGATGTCGTATCATGTATATTCTCTGGGAGAAGG GATTGTTGGACAGGTGGCAGTTACGGGAAAGCATCAGTGGATCTTTGCTGATAAGCATCTTATGAGTTCTCGTTTATTATTTGAG TACTGTGATGGGTGGCAAACTCAATTTTCAGCAGGGATCAGG ACTATTGTTGTTGTGGCTGTTGTTCCACATGGAGTTTTGCAGCTTGGCTCTTTGAATAAA GTCACTGAAGATATGAAGCTTGTGAATCATATTCGAGATGTTTTTTTGGATCTTCAAGTTTCCTCTGTAATGCATGTACCTAGTCCAATACTAAGTAGTATGAAGAATTTACTACATCTG CAGGATATGCCAGCAAATAGTTCGGCTTCAGAGGTGATTCCTGACTGTTTACGCAATTTTGATAAAGTTGTGGACAAAGAAAGGGCAGATTTGCGGTTGCCCATGTTCCCATATTTTGGGAAGGGCGGAGGAAATTCTTATTCATTCCCACTACATGGTTTTGATCAGAAACAGCCGGTTGAAGTGGTCAATGATCATGGGAGGCTTGAATTATCCTCATCAGAAGGTGATGACAGTCTCCAGTCAAAATCTAACATTGTCTATTTGGAGTATCAGAAACTAGTTGGTGGCAAGACATGTGGAGGGGACACTAGTGGCTGCAAAGATATGGTGGGTTCAGAACCCAATGTTAGTTCATTTTCACACAGTTCTGCCGCAGATAGTGTCAACTTATATGATGCCATACCTCCAGCTGACAAGAACCTCCTTGAATCTGCTGTTTGTGACAGAAATAAGTTGGATGGTAACGCTTTTTACGAAAATGGTTTGTTGCAGATATCTGAACCTTCAGACATGAAATTCCAAAAAGACTTGAGAAAGTTGAACTTCCAAACTGAGTTGGGTCACATGGACATATTGGACACATCTTTGAATTTTCCTGCTGGCTGTGAACTCCATGAAGCACTTGGACCAGCTTTTCTCAAAAAGagtcattatttttatttggaagcGGAGAAGACTGAAAATGATGTAGATATTGAGATGCCAGAAAGGATGAGCTGTAGCCAATTGACATCAGACTCTTACCCTGATCATCTCTTAGAAGCAGTAGTATCCAATGTTTGCCAAAGTAGCAGTGATGTTAAAAGTGATAAACTATTCTGTAAGCCAGTGCATTCTCTGTCCACAACTGAAGTGACTCCAGAGCCTTCTAGTCAtaccatgcatactactacttctgGAGGTTATCTGTTTGAACAGTCCTCTCTTGTAGGGGAGGACAAACTGCACTGCTTAAACTCAATGGGGGTATGTGGTGTGATATCCCCGACAAGTTTTTCATCAAATTGTACAAGTACATGTAGTGAGCAGCTGGAGAGATCTTCCGAACCAGCTAAGAACAATAAAAAGAGAACCAGGCCTGGTGAAAATTCTAGACCTAGGCCGAGGGACAGACAATTGATCCAAGATCGTATAAAGGAGCTGCGGGAGCTGGTGCCCAACGGATCAAAG TGCAGTATTGATTCACTGTTGGAACGTACAATCAAACACATGATCTTTCTGCAAAGCATAACTAAGCATGCTGACAAGCTAAGCAAATGTGCCAATTCCAAG TTGCATGGCAAGGGAACAGCAGGCATTGTAGGATCATCTGGTTCTGAGCTAGGTTCAAGCTGGGCAGTGGAGGTGGGAGGTCATTTGAAAGTTTGTTCGATAATAGTAGAGAACCGTAACAAGAATGGTCAGATGCTTGTAGAG TATCACCACTAG